The genomic interval AAAATAAAGGATCTGGTTAACAGCACCGAGCCTGTTGGGAAAATCTATCAGGAATTTAGGGATTTACAAAAGCAGTTCCTTGAAGTTGGCCCTGTTCCCCAGGCAAGCTTAAACGATTTGTGGAACAACTACCACCATCACGTTCAGGCCTTCTACGACTTTGTGAAGATTAGCAAGGAACTCCGCGACCTCGATTTCAAGAAAAATCTTGAAGCCAAAATAAAACTCTGTGAGCAGGCTGAGGAGTTACTTCTTGAGCCCTCGGTTGTTGTTGCATTTAAGAAATTGCAGAAACTCCACGAGCAGTGGCGCGAGGTTGGGCCAGTTCCACGCGAAAATCAGAATGAGATCTGGGAGCGTTTCAAGGAGGCTACAACTAAAATAAACAAAAAGCATCAGGAGCATTTCGAAAGCATAAAGGAGCAGCAAAAAAAGAATCTTGAAGCCAAAGCTGAGCTATGCGAAAAGGCAGAGGAACTTGCCGCTCAAAATCCAAAATCGGTAAAGGAGTGGAATAAACTATCAAAGGAACTAATTGAGCTGCAAAAGCTCTGGAAAACAATAGGGTTTGCAACCAAAAAGGAAAACAATAAGGTTTTTGAGCGTTTCCGTAGCGCCTGCGACACTTTCTTCAACAAGAAACGTGACTTTTTCAAGGACATTAGAGATGTTCAGGTGAACAACCTACAGCTTAAAACCGAACTCTGCCTGCAGGCCGAGGCATTAAAGGAAAGCACTGACTGGAAAAAAACTACGGAAGATTTAATCAACCTTCAAAAACGCTGGAAGCAAATAGGTCCTGTTCCTCGTAAAAACTCCGATGAAATTTGGAAGCGTTTCCGCGCTGCCTGCGATTACTTTTTTGAGCAAAAGTCGAAGCATTTTGCATCGGTCGATAACTCATATGAGGAAAATCTCAAGGCCAAGGAAGCATTGATTGCCGAGGTTGAAGCCTTTGAGTTTGGCGAGGATATGGAACAAAACCTTAACGCCCTCAAGGAATTCCAGAGGCGCTGGACCGAAATAGGGTTTGTTCCAATCAAGGTAAAGGATGATGTCCAAAAGCGTTTCCGGTCTGCCATCAAAAAGCATTTCGATAAGCTAAATGCCCAGGAGGGCAAGAATAAGGTGGTGCGTTTTCAGGCTAAGCTTGAGGAAGCTAAGGCTAACCCTCGTGCCATGTCCAAACTCCGCCAGGATAGGGAACGCATGTTTAACCGCATGCGTCAGCTGGAAAACGACCTCACCGTTTGGGAGAACAACATCGGTTTCTTTGCTAAAACCAAGAATGCTGAGGC from Tenuifilum sp. 4138str carries:
- a CDS encoding DUF349 domain-containing protein, producing MNTNELNDPKDQNLENIEGTIVSSNAGNHDVADSVNDLVDVNADKPMSITDEAYDEEPNDEELKPLEMDDEHVDFDEEDEEEAEIDEEDDEPHVDYSNLSKDELVQTLKDLINNRPVQKIRQKVESLKSIFYRKHKAEVEKLRKEFVDAGGDLEQFSLPEDNAEVQFKELLKQYRAKRAQYNNQLEEQKQHNLEQKQQIIEKIKDLVNSTEPVGKIYQEFRDLQKQFLEVGPVPQASLNDLWNNYHHHVQAFYDFVKISKELRDLDFKKNLEAKIKLCEQAEELLLEPSVVVAFKKLQKLHEQWREVGPVPRENQNEIWERFKEATTKINKKHQEHFESIKEQQKKNLEAKAELCEKAEELAAQNPKSVKEWNKLSKELIELQKLWKTIGFATKKENNKVFERFRSACDTFFNKKRDFFKDIRDVQVNNLQLKTELCLQAEALKESTDWKKTTEDLINLQKRWKQIGPVPRKNSDEIWKRFRAACDYFFEQKSKHFASVDNSYEENLKAKEALIAEVEAFEFGEDMEQNLNALKEFQRRWTEIGFVPIKVKDDVQKRFRSAIKKHFDKLNAQEGKNKVVRFQAKLEEAKANPRAMSKLRQDRERMFNRMRQLENDLTVWENNIGFFAKTKNAEAMIEEVKRKIERAKEEIAELSEKIKLIDKLEQ